Proteins encoded together in one Neobacillus sp. FSL H8-0543 window:
- a CDS encoding ABC transporter ATP-binding protein, protein MAAVLEIKDLQVGRKNKEGFNAILENVSFSINEGEFVAVVGESGCGKSMTALSIMGLLPKTMQVGSGCILYNGKDITKMSVKEMNKIRGKEISIIFQEPMTSLNPSFTIGNQLAEVFKYHTDLNAKEIKKRSIEVLNQVKIPDAEEKLKAYPHELSGGMRQRVMIAMALACNPKVLIADEPTTALDVTIQAQILELLYELQQNLNMTVIMITHDLGVVAEICQKAVVMYAGQVIEEASVEELFENPKHPYTKALMLSVPKLGSRKKELYSIEGTVPDFDNMPKGCRFNPRCQAATHECREKEPQLMDVGHGRRVRCWHFM, encoded by the coding sequence ATGGCTGCTGTTTTGGAAATTAAGGATTTACAAGTCGGCAGGAAAAACAAGGAAGGTTTTAATGCCATACTGGAGAACGTTAGCTTTTCCATTAATGAAGGGGAATTTGTGGCAGTTGTTGGAGAAAGCGGCTGTGGAAAAAGCATGACTGCTTTATCTATTATGGGACTCCTTCCAAAGACGATGCAAGTCGGTTCAGGCTGCATTTTATATAATGGTAAAGATATAACCAAAATGTCTGTGAAAGAAATGAATAAAATTCGGGGAAAAGAAATATCTATAATTTTCCAGGAGCCGATGACATCATTGAACCCGTCTTTCACTATTGGGAACCAACTGGCAGAAGTCTTTAAATACCATACGGACTTAAATGCCAAAGAAATTAAAAAAAGGTCGATTGAAGTCCTAAATCAAGTAAAAATACCTGATGCTGAAGAAAAATTAAAGGCTTATCCTCATGAACTTTCCGGGGGGATGAGGCAGCGTGTGATGATTGCGATGGCCCTTGCCTGCAATCCAAAGGTTTTGATAGCTGATGAACCGACAACTGCCTTGGACGTTACCATTCAAGCGCAAATACTCGAATTATTGTATGAACTCCAGCAGAATTTGAATATGACGGTGATCATGATTACCCATGATTTAGGGGTTGTGGCAGAAATCTGTCAAAAGGCAGTGGTGATGTATGCAGGGCAAGTGATTGAAGAAGCGTCCGTTGAGGAATTGTTTGAAAATCCTAAACACCCCTATACAAAAGCCTTAATGCTTTCTGTTCCAAAATTAGGAAGTAGAAAGAAGGAACTATACTCCATTGAGGGGACTGTACCTGACTTTGACAACATGCCTAAAGGATGTCGCTTTAATCCTCGCTGTCAAGCTGCCACACATGAATGCAGAGAGAAAGAACCGCAATTAATGGATGTTGGGCATGGAAGGAGGGTACGTTGTTGGCACTTCATGTAA
- a CDS encoding long-chain fatty acid--CoA ligase, with the protein MMDVQLTTISLLKRAEKYFAKKTVVSRTPSGIQRFTYQQIGERIRRLSSVLEKLGVNRGDMVGTIGWNHHWHLEAYFAIPNMGAVLHTINFRLSDEHLIYIINNAKDKVLLVDKDFLPIIERVKDKIPSVESIIVMTDEEELPYTELSSLYLYEKLIRNGDPNYQFPTDIKESEPAGICYTSATTGNPKGVLYTHRSMVLHSMAQSMADGVGISEGDTALVIVPMFHVNAWGLPFTAAMLGTTQVLPGPNFTPKVLLELIQSEKVTLTAAVPTVLLGIINELESHPYDTSSLRMIVNGGSAAPKSMIRDYEMKHQIPFYQAYGMTETSPFVSITRLKSYQQDLPYESKLDLKAKQGIMVPGVEAKIIDENGEVQWDGKSMGELLLRGPWITDSYYKEPEKTKEAIVDGWLHTGDIATIDEEGFVKLVDRTKDLVKSGGEWISSVDLENAIMAHEAVAEAAVVGLPHPKWQERPIAVVVLKEKFRDKVTKEDIIEFIKPQFAKWWIPDDVIMMDEIPKTSVGKFLKRALREKLESFFVAK; encoded by the coding sequence ATGATGGATGTTCAATTAACTACAATTTCTTTACTAAAAAGAGCAGAGAAATATTTCGCTAAGAAAACGGTTGTTTCCAGGACTCCATCTGGTATTCAACGATTCACTTATCAACAAATAGGTGAGAGAATCAGAAGATTATCAAGTGTTCTGGAGAAACTGGGTGTGAACAGAGGGGATATGGTTGGAACCATAGGCTGGAACCATCACTGGCATTTAGAGGCGTATTTTGCGATTCCAAATATGGGAGCAGTGCTGCATACAATAAATTTTCGCCTTTCGGACGAACATTTGATATATATCATCAACAATGCAAAGGATAAGGTTTTGCTTGTTGACAAAGATTTCCTTCCTATTATTGAAAGAGTAAAGGACAAGATTCCATCAGTTGAGTCCATTATTGTGATGACCGATGAGGAAGAGCTTCCGTATACGGAGCTGAGTTCATTGTATTTATATGAAAAACTGATTCGTAATGGGGACCCAAACTATCAGTTTCCAACAGATATTAAGGAAAGCGAACCTGCAGGGATTTGCTATACATCCGCAACTACTGGAAACCCAAAGGGTGTCTTGTATACCCATCGGAGCATGGTCCTGCACAGCATGGCTCAAAGCATGGCGGATGGAGTCGGCATTTCAGAGGGGGACACAGCTCTTGTCATCGTTCCGATGTTCCACGTCAATGCATGGGGACTGCCTTTTACAGCAGCGATGCTAGGTACGACTCAAGTATTGCCTGGACCAAACTTTACTCCCAAGGTACTTTTGGAACTGATCCAATCCGAAAAAGTGACGTTAACAGCAGCAGTGCCAACTGTTTTGCTAGGTATAATAAATGAGTTGGAATCACATCCATATGATACATCAAGTCTACGGATGATAGTGAATGGGGGTTCTGCAGCTCCAAAAAGTATGATCCGAGATTACGAGATGAAACATCAAATTCCATTCTATCAAGCTTATGGAATGACAGAAACAAGTCCGTTTGTTTCGATCACCCGTTTGAAAAGCTATCAGCAGGATTTGCCTTACGAATCGAAGCTTGACTTAAAAGCAAAGCAAGGAATAATGGTTCCGGGAGTAGAAGCAAAAATTATTGATGAAAATGGCGAAGTACAATGGGATGGAAAAAGTATGGGAGAATTGCTTCTTCGTGGGCCGTGGATTACTGATTCCTATTATAAGGAACCGGAGAAAACAAAAGAAGCTATTGTGGATGGTTGGCTGCATACAGGTGATATTGCGACGATAGATGAAGAGGGCTTTGTAAAACTGGTCGACCGGACAAAGGATTTAGTAAAAAGCGGTGGTGAGTGGATCTCTTCCGTAGATTTAGAAAATGCTATAATGGCTCACGAAGCAGTTGCGGAAGCTGCAGTTGTTGGTCTGCCACATCCAAAATGGCAGGAACGTCCGATAGCGGTAGTCGTTTTAAAAGAAAAATTTAGAGATAAAGTAACAAAAGAGGACATCATTGAATTTATTAAACCGCAGTTTGCGAAATGGTGGATTCCGGATGATGTTATCATGATGGATGAAATCCCTAAAACCTCTGTTGGAAAGTTTCTAAAGCGAGCATTAAGAGAGAAGTTGGAATCATTCTTTGTGGCAAAGTAA
- a CDS encoding ABC transporter substrate-binding protein — MKTSKKWLNISFALILTMVLVLTGCSSSSETSKETNSNNKSTDNDTNKVKVLKVAMPGNATRLDPAFAASAPDLTVNQTLYNGLVRFKPGTVTVDGIEGDLAESWEASDDGTVWTFKLRKGVQWHFGYGELKASDVKWTYERLLNPETGSPYLEDLKIIKEVQTPDDYTVVFQLHRPDPSFLPRLLGDDSAGAIVKKEAIEEAGKDSMVKPVGTGPFMLKEYKLNEKVALEKNKDFFRGEPKLDGIEFITMADQNSVDIAMEKGEIHLATGNADKLWVEKTEKKDFTIDYPDPPLNWLLHLDSTIKPLDDIRVRKAIAHAIDMEKFVKEVYTSKVATLASGPLASNMEGHADLGNYKYDPELSKKLLKEAGYPDGLELPPNFVNTRSSYLNQMTFIQEQLRQVGIKMELTQADIPTYQANIRKGLNNISLYTKNFKPHAAFPVNFFFHTGSIGKTNFSKYDKSDSLIEQAAQEMDPAKSKELYEELQKQIMDNYSIVPLIETKSILFRRPEVKLGYDFKGTFVYSYPIYETTDLE; from the coding sequence ATGAAAACATCGAAAAAGTGGTTAAATATAAGTTTTGCCCTAATTTTGACTATGGTTCTCGTTCTAACTGGCTGTTCATCATCAAGCGAAACTTCTAAAGAAACCAATTCCAATAATAAATCGACTGATAATGACACAAACAAAGTAAAGGTTCTAAAAGTAGCGATGCCTGGTAATGCGACCAGATTAGATCCAGCTTTTGCCGCTTCCGCTCCTGACCTTACGGTTAACCAAACTCTCTATAATGGTCTGGTACGATTTAAGCCTGGAACTGTTACTGTCGATGGAATCGAGGGAGATTTGGCAGAATCTTGGGAAGCCAGTGATGATGGAACTGTTTGGACGTTTAAGCTTCGAAAAGGTGTGCAGTGGCATTTTGGTTATGGGGAACTTAAAGCTTCAGACGTAAAGTGGACCTATGAACGTCTACTCAATCCAGAAACAGGCTCACCCTATCTTGAAGATTTAAAGATTATTAAGGAAGTTCAAACCCCTGATGACTATACGGTAGTTTTCCAGTTACACCGTCCTGACCCTTCTTTCCTTCCGCGATTGCTGGGTGACGATTCTGCAGGAGCAATAGTAAAGAAAGAAGCAATTGAGGAAGCCGGGAAAGATTCGATGGTAAAACCAGTAGGGACTGGGCCATTCATGTTAAAAGAGTATAAACTCAATGAAAAAGTGGCTTTAGAAAAAAATAAAGATTTCTTCCGAGGTGAACCAAAGCTTGATGGAATTGAATTTATTACGATGGCGGATCAAAATTCAGTGGATATTGCCATGGAAAAGGGTGAGATTCATCTAGCAACTGGAAATGCGGATAAGTTATGGGTTGAGAAGACGGAGAAAAAAGATTTCACTATTGATTATCCGGATCCGCCGCTCAACTGGTTACTTCACCTTGATTCAACTATTAAACCGCTCGATGATATTCGTGTTCGAAAAGCGATTGCCCATGCCATTGATATGGAGAAATTTGTAAAGGAAGTTTATACCTCTAAAGTTGCAACGCTCGCTTCTGGACCGTTGGCAAGTAACATGGAGGGGCATGCGGATTTGGGAAATTATAAGTATGACCCTGAATTATCAAAAAAATTACTAAAAGAGGCTGGCTACCCAGATGGATTGGAACTGCCACCAAACTTTGTTAATACCCGCTCTTCGTATCTAAATCAGATGACCTTTATCCAAGAACAATTGCGCCAAGTAGGAATTAAAATGGAATTAACGCAGGCTGATATTCCAACGTATCAAGCGAATATTCGTAAAGGGTTGAACAATATAAGTCTATATACAAAAAATTTCAAGCCTCATGCTGCTTTCCCAGTCAATTTCTTTTTCCATACTGGATCTATTGGAAAAACGAACTTTTCTAAGTACGACAAATCAGATAGCTTAATAGAGCAGGCGGCACAGGAAATGGATCCGGCGAAGTCCAAGGAATTGTATGAAGAACTTCAAAAACAAATAATGGATAATTATTCAATCGTTCCACTGATTGAAACAAAAAGTATCCTTTTCCGGAGACCGGAAGTTAAACTTGGATACGATTTCAAGGGCACGTTTGTTTATTCCTATCCAATCTATGAAACAACTGATTTAGAGTAG
- a CDS encoding dipeptide ABC transporter ATP-binding protein produces the protein MALHVKEEILIDVINLTKYYPMKGNFFGKSNDVIKAVDGVSFQVRKGETFSIVGESGCGKSTTGMSLLRLIEPTSGEVVFRDKNVLVMKRKEMLDYRQNIQVIFQDPYSSLNPRHTIKKILSEPFAINTKLSNAQIEDEVSKLLRLVGMDVHHLYRYPHEFSGGQRQRIGIARALALNPQLIICDEPVSALDVSIQSQILNLLKSLQQKLKLTYIFISHDLSVVEHISDRVAVMYLGKIVEIGTREQIFNNPQHPYTKALLSSIPVADPKLKKLTQRVHLEGDVPSPRNPPKGCPFYSRCPVRMDSCNQTAPELKEISHEHQASCHLI, from the coding sequence TTGGCACTTCATGTAAAAGAAGAAATTCTAATTGATGTAATAAATTTAACAAAATACTATCCTATGAAAGGAAACTTCTTTGGTAAATCCAATGATGTCATCAAAGCAGTCGATGGTGTTTCTTTTCAAGTTAGGAAGGGCGAAACATTTAGCATTGTTGGAGAATCAGGTTGTGGCAAAAGTACCACAGGCATGTCCCTATTGAGACTAATCGAACCTACTTCGGGTGAGGTGGTATTTAGGGATAAAAATGTTTTAGTAATGAAGCGAAAGGAGATGCTGGATTACCGGCAAAATATACAAGTTATCTTCCAGGATCCCTATAGTTCTTTAAATCCAAGACACACCATTAAGAAAATTTTAAGTGAGCCATTTGCCATTAATACGAAACTATCTAATGCCCAAATTGAAGATGAAGTGAGCAAACTTCTCAGACTAGTCGGTATGGATGTCCATCATTTATATCGGTATCCCCATGAGTTTTCCGGCGGCCAGCGGCAACGAATTGGCATTGCTAGAGCACTTGCATTGAATCCACAGCTCATTATCTGTGATGAGCCGGTATCAGCATTGGATGTCTCGATTCAATCACAAATATTAAATTTACTCAAGTCACTTCAACAAAAGCTTAAACTTACCTATATTTTTATCTCCCATGATTTAAGTGTAGTAGAACATATCAGTGACCGGGTTGCTGTTATGTACCTTGGGAAAATTGTTGAAATCGGAACCCGGGAACAAATATTCAACAATCCTCAGCACCCTTATACAAAGGCATTGTTATCATCGATTCCGGTTGCTGACCCCAAATTAAAAAAATTGACACAAAGAGTTCATTTAGAAGGAGATGTACCAAGTCCGAGAAACCCGCCAAAAGGGTGTCCGTTTTATTCCAGATGTCCAGTCAGAATGGATTCATGTAATCAAACCGCCCCTGAATTGAAGGAGATTTCGCATGAGCATCAAGCTTCATGCCACTTAATATAA
- a CDS encoding alkyl sulfatase dimerization domain-containing protein, whose product MARNFLSVLETQMNQVFKNSTKDVQLIEFKKDFFYAPGFGNVGVVLTTEGVVVIDTCISPEHAEKIYKEIRNLTDLPIRYIIYTHGHMDHVNSAEVFKENGTIVVAHENVIDRFRKYQILKEHRQRIGSVQFDNKTTDVKKYDFTYPEITFHTEYEFILGEKRFQIIHGKGETDDHCFVSIPVEKVIYSGDFFISSFPNIGNPLKEVRFEREWYEALEKIRDRQPEFLVPGHGDLFVNKDTIQTALQDVIECLRFVHDEVIYHMNKGTLLEDMLDQIKLPEHLEKSEYIKPHYGCLMFAIKGTHRRYSGWFDGNPTNLQPAKQKVVAKEILSFIPNPNAILEKCKQLRDNGEFQMALHLIDLLVFGSEEPEALELKAELTKKLSEKNDNFIMRNIYKQIAQSMVSENTHK is encoded by the coding sequence ATGGCAAGAAACTTTTTAAGCGTATTGGAAACACAAATGAACCAAGTATTTAAGAATAGTACAAAGGATGTTCAATTAATTGAATTTAAAAAGGATTTTTTCTATGCGCCTGGTTTTGGGAATGTTGGTGTAGTCCTTACAACTGAAGGTGTAGTTGTCATTGATACTTGTATCAGCCCAGAACACGCAGAAAAGATATATAAGGAAATCCGTAACCTGACAGATTTGCCAATCCGTTATATTATCTACACGCATGGTCATATGGATCATGTCAATTCGGCAGAAGTATTTAAGGAAAATGGAACGATTGTTGTTGCCCATGAAAATGTTATCGATCGATTTAGAAAATATCAAATCTTGAAGGAACATAGGCAACGGATTGGCTCTGTTCAATTTGACAATAAAACAACTGATGTGAAAAAATACGATTTTACTTACCCAGAAATTACCTTTCATACCGAGTACGAATTTATACTTGGGGAAAAGAGGTTCCAAATTATCCATGGAAAAGGAGAAACGGATGACCATTGCTTTGTCAGCATACCAGTTGAAAAGGTCATTTATTCAGGAGACTTTTTCATCTCGTCCTTTCCTAATATTGGGAACCCGTTAAAAGAGGTTCGCTTTGAAAGGGAATGGTATGAAGCCTTAGAAAAAATCAGAGATAGGCAGCCGGAATTCCTCGTTCCGGGACATGGGGATCTTTTTGTTAATAAGGACACGATTCAAACCGCTTTACAAGATGTCATAGAATGCCTGCGTTTTGTCCATGATGAGGTCATTTATCATATGAATAAGGGAACTTTGCTAGAGGATATGCTCGATCAGATTAAACTTCCTGAGCATTTGGAAAAAAGCGAATATATTAAACCACATTATGGCTGTTTAATGTTTGCCATCAAAGGAACACACCGTAGATATTCCGGTTGGTTTGATGGGAACCCGACTAACCTGCAGCCTGCCAAACAAAAGGTTGTCGCAAAAGAAATTCTGTCTTTTATCCCTAATCCAAATGCCATCCTAGAAAAATGTAAACAGCTTCGTGATAATGGGGAGTTTCAAATGGCGCTACATTTGATTGATTTACTCGTATTTGGTAGTGAAGAACCGGAGGCTTTAGAATTAAAAGCTGAATTAACCAAAAAACTTTCAGAGAAAAATGATAATTTTATTATGAGAAATATTTATAAACAAATTGCCCAAAGTATGGTCTCAGAAAATACCCATAAATGA
- a CDS encoding ABC transporter permease, whose translation MKFLVRRILVAIPTVFITLTIIFFALRVLPGDPALVILGENASEAALENLRKQMGLDLPVWQQYLHYLGDIFTGNFGESIASGTPVMTLIADNFVPTIALSISSIVVGCILGIPIGILSALKPNSWIDFIMRVFSFIWLSSPPFLLGILLILAFSLKLNIFPSMGSGEGFWGSLFHLILPTFTLGLILSGVMMRFARASMLEEINQDYIRTAKAKGIPNRVVVFKHALRNSLIPVITVIGIDITALISGAVITETIFSRPGLGSLAVGAILTRDFAILQGCLILFALLVIFVNLIVDVSYSFVNPKIRPR comes from the coding sequence TTGAAATTTTTAGTACGGCGAATATTGGTTGCCATTCCAACAGTTTTTATTACCTTAACCATAATTTTTTTCGCTCTTAGAGTTCTTCCGGGGGATCCAGCATTAGTGATTCTGGGTGAAAATGCCAGTGAGGCGGCATTAGAAAATTTACGAAAGCAAATGGGATTAGATTTGCCTGTATGGCAACAGTATTTACATTATTTGGGCGATATCTTTACCGGGAATTTTGGTGAATCCATTGCATCAGGAACCCCGGTTATGACACTTATTGCAGATAATTTCGTACCCACTATCGCTTTGTCCATTAGTAGTATTGTTGTTGGGTGTATTCTAGGGATTCCAATTGGGATCTTATCAGCCTTAAAGCCTAATTCTTGGATCGATTTCATCATGCGAGTTTTTTCATTTATTTGGTTATCTTCACCACCATTCTTACTTGGAATTCTCCTGATTTTAGCTTTTTCTCTTAAGCTTAATATTTTCCCGTCTATGGGATCAGGTGAAGGGTTTTGGGGAAGTTTATTCCACTTGATTCTGCCAACCTTTACATTGGGTTTAATCCTTTCTGGTGTCATGATGAGATTCGCCCGTGCCAGTATGCTGGAGGAAATCAATCAAGATTATATTAGAACGGCTAAGGCAAAAGGTATTCCGAACAGGGTCGTTGTTTTTAAACATGCCTTAAGAAATAGTCTTATTCCTGTTATAACGGTCATTGGTATTGATATAACCGCTTTGATTAGTGGAGCTGTTATAACAGAAACGATTTTTAGCCGCCCAGGCTTAGGAAGTTTAGCGGTAGGTGCAATCCTAACGAGAGACTTTGCAATTCTTCAAGGATGCCTCATTCTGTTTGCTTTATTGGTTATTTTTGTGAACTTAATTGTGGATGTGAGTTATTCCTTTGTTAACCCAAAAATAAGGCCAAGATAA
- a CDS encoding ABC transporter permease, protein MVQPLRQETEANLVSEISNTEIPVKKRVKSAEWAAFKKNPLGMTGLVILVFMLLVAITAPFIIPHDPLAQDVANRAKGVSVEHWLGTDPLGRDILSRVILGSQTSLFVGFISVAVSTIVGGLLGMVAAYKGGWLDDVLMRILESIMMIPLLLFGLMVLVALGSSMTTLIIVISIGLIPGVARMARGSALEVKEREYIKAAISLGAGNFRVIIQHIFPNILGPLLVISTLHMSSAIRIEASLSFLGVGVQPPTPTWGNMIQEGFTYITSTPGLVLFPGLALLIVSIAFNVVGDAMRDAFDPHIKQQRK, encoded by the coding sequence ATGGTACAGCCATTACGACAGGAAACTGAAGCTAATCTAGTTTCGGAAATTTCAAATACAGAAATACCAGTTAAAAAACGTGTCAAATCTGCAGAATGGGCCGCATTTAAGAAAAACCCTTTAGGTATGACAGGGCTGGTGATTTTAGTTTTTATGTTATTGGTTGCCATAACGGCTCCGTTCATTATACCCCATGATCCTCTAGCTCAAGATGTTGCGAATCGTGCGAAGGGTGTCTCAGTAGAACATTGGCTTGGAACGGACCCTTTAGGAAGAGATATTTTAAGCCGTGTCATTTTGGGATCACAAACCTCCTTATTTGTTGGCTTTATTTCAGTAGCTGTCAGTACTATTGTAGGAGGATTGCTAGGGATGGTTGCTGCTTATAAGGGGGGCTGGCTTGACGATGTATTAATGAGAATCCTTGAATCCATCATGATGATCCCACTTTTATTATTTGGATTAATGGTTCTTGTCGCATTAGGGTCAAGTATGACAACTTTAATCATTGTGATTAGCATTGGGTTAATTCCTGGGGTAGCAAGAATGGCAAGGGGATCCGCCTTGGAAGTAAAAGAGCGGGAGTATATTAAAGCAGCGATCTCTTTAGGGGCAGGAAACTTTCGGGTGATCATTCAGCATATTTTTCCCAATATTTTAGGGCCGCTATTGGTCATTTCCACCCTTCATATGTCTTCTGCCATTCGGATTGAAGCTAGTCTTAGCTTTCTGGGAGTTGGTGTTCAGCCTCCGACACCTACATGGGGAAATATGATTCAGGAAGGGTTTACATATATCACCTCTACCCCTGGACTAGTCCTTTTCCCTGGGTTGGCGCTGCTTATTGTATCGATTGCGTTTAATGTAGTGGGGGATGCGATGCGTGACGCCTTCGATCCCCATATTAAACAACAGAGAAAGTAG